CGTGTAGCAGCGAAATTGGAATGCGAAAAGTaaactatatataaaagttCAAATAAACTATCAACGCGGTCCcgtagctcagttggttagagCGTTGGTCTTATGAGCCGAAGGTCGCGGGTTCGAGCCCCGCCGGGACCATAATTtcgatttttctttttcttcgcatttatatatattttttgttatacaaCAAAAGTTTCTGGGTTTCAGAAGTAATACGAACAAGTAAAAGCTTCAAATCCATAAAAATGAAGAATTAATTTATCAACTTCAATATTTCGTAACCAAAATGGTGCACAGTGCGTACGATAGTTTCGAACTCGTTCCCAATTTCAACGGCAAGATCGAATCAATTGAATCCTACGGTCCAAAACTTCTACTCGGTTGCTCCGATGGATCTCTCCGAATCTACTCGCCGGAAACAGAATTCTCCGATCATTCCAAACCTTACACACTCGAGAAGAATCTCGTCAATTTCGCGAAGAAGCCTGTTGTGTCAATGGAAGTTGTAGAATCGAGAGAGCTTCTTCTATCGCTTTCTGAATCAATCGCTTTTCATAGATTACCAAGTTTGGAAACTATAGCGGTTATTACGAAAGCTAAAGGAGCTAATGTGTTTTGCTGGGATGATCGGAGAGGTTTTCTCGCTTTTGCGAGACAAAAGCGTGTTGGCATTTTTAGACATGATGGTGAGAATTTGTTATCTCTGTTAAATTCTTTGTAGATAGATATTCATAGATTATGGATCATAAACACCGGACACGTCGATACCTGTAGTAATCTATAAGATCGATACAATTGAATACATTAGCTTATAGCATCAGGTATAAGAtattatcatgataagcacttatatataagctatttctataccaaaagataaaataaatttaaattgttttcttataagccataaaatgttttcataagctatcttggagaatttgtgaaaataagctgaaaacaccttataaacatgtcataagttgtttccataagttcTTCCAAgcagtctcacaaaacttaagtaggtagataagctcaaataagccaatccaaatagGTTCTAAATAGTTTATTGCGGAAGAATAGCAATCACTTCAAATTTTGCTATATGCTATTGAAAGTAAAATTTaagttgaaattgaagtttgaaattgacattgaagTTGGAACTGAAATTGTGGATGTAGGTGGTAGGGGGTTTGTGGAGGTGAAAGAGTTTGGTGTACCGGACATGGTGAAGTCCATGAGTTGGTGTGGGGAGAATATATGTTTGGGGATTAGAAGGGAATATGTGATTTTGAATGCTTCAAATGGTGCTTTGTCTGAGGTTTTTACTTCTGGGAGACTAGCGCCGCCTTTAGTAGTGCCTATTCCGTCGGGAGAGCTGCTTCTTGGAAAGGTATTATTATCTTCGTTGAATGTGTATGTAtgtgattttttgttttcattgctTGTTTTTGTTAGGTTAGAGGAAgtagtttgatttgttgatgCATTTTTAGGAGAACATCGGGGTCTTTGTGGATCAAAATGGGAAACTTATTCCTGAAGGCAGGATTTGTTGGTCAGAGGCACCCTTGGAAGTCGTGATTCAGAAGCCGTATGCTATAGCTTTGCTGCCTAGATTCGTGGAGGTAACCGACTGttgggaagaaaaaaagtgGTTCTTTCTTAATGTGTGAGAGGTTGTGGATCTATGTTCTTTATATGGCCTTTGTTTTGCAGATTCGATCTCTTCGACAACCTTATCCGTTGATACAAACTATTGTTCTTCGCAATGTTCGTCATCTCTGCCAAAGCAGTAATTCCGTGATACTTGCTTTGGATAATTCTATTCAAGGTCTCTTTCCGGTTCCTCTTGGAGCCCAGGTACTGTAAATACTGTTAAATGATAGACGCATTTTGCCATAGCTCTTATTTTTGGATTCTAATGCAAATGGAAAAGCAGTGAAACATGTGAATTTTACACTACCAAGTTATCAAAATTTTGTATTTGTGCATATCATTGGTTATTTTGAAGTTAGGGATATTGATATTTAGTTGCAGATTGTGAAAGTTATGAATTTTGATATTTCTTTGCAGATTGTCCAACTAACTGCTTCTGGAAACTTTGAAGAGGCCTTGTCATTGTGCAAGCTGCTTCCACCTGAAGATTCAAGTCTTCGTGCTGCAAAAGAGGGATCAATTCATATAAGGTTATTTGCCATTATGGATTATTCTAACGAAACAGACTATGGAATTTTCCCCTATTGAATTGAATACCTTTGATTTATAAGTTCATCTTATTTCTGAGCCCCCCTACTAGCCGAGTAGCTGGCGGATTAAGTTTGGATTGACTGTTGATGTGGACTATGTATCAATATGATCATGATAGCTAATGTAAgcccaaaaaagaaaattgtaatGCCTGTTATGTTCATTGTAGGTGGTCCTTGTAAAGGTTTACTTTAGCTTGGTTTTAGATATTAGCTGAAGTTGGGATGTAATTCGAATATCTTGTTAATATACTTCTTCTTTACAGTAGCCAATTAGTGGATAAAAAGACTTCAATTgctaactaaaaagtctttgaTCAGACGTCATCTAGGTAGAGTGTGGTCTGTGCAATGCATATAAAATCTTTGTATTTTGGAAGAACTATCTCAAACTATATGTTGGGCATAATCATTTTGATCATTGTTCATAAATTTAAAGAGAGGTAAAATAAACAAAGAGGATAAAGAGaattataatcaaatcataataagatttaaatttttatctatATTGAATACATTACTGGTTTATTTGATAGCAATTGTTGAAGTTTCGTAATTTAATTGTATAATTGTGTTCACATTATTATTCCATGACAATTGCATCATTGAATAATCATGATCAATGTTTCTGAACTCCGATTATTGAAATTATACAAACTCAACTTTCTATAGAAGTAACATTTTCAATTTGATAtagaaaatttataatattaccATGTTTCAAGAAATTAAAGTTTATGTTTAGTGTTCATATATTTGTGTAAATAATTAAGATATTGAAATGAGACTTTGTACGAGCTCATTTAACAAAGTGTTTTATCCCTATATGTGTACACCTGTTCCATTAATATGGGTTAAGTGATGCCCACGGTAGTGATAATGATTGTAACTTTCTTTAGTGGATGACTTTTCCTTTCATAAATTACTTGAAGCTTAACATATTAATCATTGTTTGCTTTGCATTTTTCTGAAGGTGCTGTTGAATGTGTTCATTTCATGTTGTTACAGATATGCCCACTatctttttgaaaatgggagctATGAGGAGGCTGTGGAACATTTTCTAGAATCTCAAGTAGATATAACCTATGTGCTTTCTCTTTATCCATCCATTATCCTTCCAAAGACAACTATTGTTCATGAGCCAGAGAAGTTGGACATTGATGGGGATGCTTCCTATCTTTCCAGAGTTTCGTCAGGTGTTTCAGATGATATGGAACCCTTACCAACCGATGAGAATGCAGCACTTGAATCCAAAAAAACGAATCATAATATGCTTATGGCTCTCATAAAATATTTGCAGAAGAAGAGAGGCAATTTTATTGAGAAGGCTACTGCAGAGGGAACTGAAGAAGTTGTTTTAGATGCAGTTGGCGATAACTATGCATCCTACAATAGGTTTAAGAAAGCAAACAAGGTGAAaaagctattttttttatttcttattcattGTTTAATATATCTCCAATGTGCGATGACAATGATTATGGGGTAGATTTTTTGAACTGGCAACTCATGCCTTTGGTTGGAGGCTAACTAGGAAAATGTTATGCCCATATAAAGATTTATTGACAAATACACACAGGCTCGCGCCCGCATGCACACACACTATTGGATTTATTTGTAGAACATATGCAGGATGAATGGTGATTGATGAACTGTTGGGCACATGATGTCTATGAAGCACGGAAACGGACACGGaccgacacagctaataatttgaaaaaatcacataattcagtgcaattagaagtgtcggtgtcgtgtcggtgtctGACACGTCACAtgtccgacaccgggacacgcctaatccgaggagagTCGGTGCTTCATAGCATGATGTCCTTGATCATtttgaaatatcaaaattgtttgatcataatttattatttatcacAGTTGTTACTGAagttataattttgaaattattgGTGTCAGGGGCGTGGTAATATTTCGGTTGGTTCTGGAGCTCGGGAGATGGCTTCAATATTAGACACTGCTCTACTCCAAGCATTGCTTCTTACTGGACAATCTTCAGCAGCTTTAGAAATACTAAGAGGTGTCAATTACTGTGATATGAAAATATGTGAAGAAATACTTCGAAAAGGCAACCTTAATGCGGCTTTATTAGAACTTTACAAGTGCAAGTCATTGCACCGGCAAGCTCTTGAACTTCTTCACAAGCTGGTGGACGAGTCAAGATCTAGCCAGTCTGAAATTACCCAAAGGTTCAAGCCTGAGGACATTGTTGAGTATCTCAAGGTAacgtttttttaaaaacattgtgTTCTTTTAGTTGATTATAATGGGCTGTTACCGGCAATACTATAAGACCAGCGATGTTGTATGGAACGGAGTGTTGGGCGTGAAGAACCAACACGAGAATAGAACAAGTGTAgtggagatgaggatgttgcgttggatCTGTGGCAAGACTAGATAGGATAggattagaaatgacaacattagagGGGAGAGAGAGTTGGGATAGCAACCTATAGTAGAAAAATGGTGGAAACGGCTTAGGTTGTTTGGGCTTGTAGAGAAAAGACATGTAGATTCtgtagtaaggagagtagatGGAGGATAGTCAGATCACTAGAGGCAGAGGAAGATCTAGTAAAACCATAAGAGAAACTATTTagaaagatctagagattaatgagttggatcgaAATACGGTTTATAATAAACATTATGAGgtagtttgatccatgtagccgaccccacttagtgggataaaacttggttgttgttgttatatagACTAAAGAACTGTCTCGGGTTGGTTCATAGGAGTTAGGAAGCAGTAGTGGCTAAATGTCCTATAGTTCTTGAATCAGATAGAGTAAGTCTACTCACTCTTCACGAAGGTTTTGGCCAATTTGTTGGTTGATATTATCAACATTAGATTCTTGTGCAATTGGAGACCACATgaagtttctttttttctttttcttttctttctggTTGTGGAAACCATAAGAGAAACTATTTAACAAATGATTATTTATTGGTTGTGGCATTGATATGCTAACAGGAATTGTTTTAGGTTTTTCATGTTTGGCTTATTCAGTTCTTTTTCCTCTGCATCTAGATATATTGGGGAAATGTCGTTTGTGTATTAACACTTACAGATTAACtagaaaaatgtttaatttccgTTTTGTATGGATTTAAGTTTGCCAGAAGACTCATAACCTTCAACTCAGTGACGTTTTTGATCTGGTGGGTTTTTGATGCAGCCGCTATGTGAGACGGACCCCATACTTGTTCTGGAATTCTCAATGCTTGTTCTTGAAAGCTGTCCATCCCAAACTATTGAGCTCTTTCTGTCTGGAAATATACCAGCTGATATGGTGAACTCATATTTGAAGCAGCACTCTCCAAACATGCAAGCTAGGTACTTGGAGCTCATGCTTGCAATGAATGAGAATGCCATATCTGGCAATCTGCAAAATGAAATGGTGAGGACCTCTTGCATCTTATTTAAAGGCTCTAAGAAATGAATCAGTTTTCCGTTTTCTTTTGGTTGTGGAAGAGAAGGGTTGGGTTTTTTCATAGCAATAGCTTTTGAAAGTTTTGTAAAAGCTCAGCTGGTGATGAATGTACAAGCTCAGTTGCTCTTTTGTCATCCATATCTTATATATGATCAATAATAAGAGATAATTCTGTATTCACTTACAGTAATCTGCAATGTAGGTAAACATCTACCTATCTGACGTACTTGATTGGCATGCCGACTTAAATGCTCAACAAAATTGGGACGAGAAAACTCATACCCCAACTAGGAAAAAATTATTGTCGGCTTTAGAAGGCATATCGGGATACAATCCAGAGGCTCTGCTGAAACGTCTTCCTCAAGATGCTTTATATGAAGAGCGTGCAATATTGTTGGGAAAAATGAACCAACATGAACTTGCATTATCTCTGTATGTTCATAAGGTATAGCGtgtatatatcatatcataatatCATCTGTTTACTCTGATGGGGAGTTTCTTTGGTATAGTC
Above is a genomic segment from Medicago truncatula cultivar Jemalong A17 chromosome 5, MtrunA17r5.0-ANR, whole genome shotgun sequence containing:
- the LOC11430244 gene encoding vacuolar sorting protein 39; this translates as MVHSAYDSFELVPNFNGKIESIESYGPKLLLGCSDGSLRIYSPETEFSDHSKPYTLEKNLVNFAKKPVVSMEVVESRELLLSLSESIAFHRLPSLETIAVITKAKGANVFCWDDRRGFLAFARQKRVGIFRHDGGRGFVEVKEFGVPDMVKSMSWCGENICLGIRREYVILNASNGALSEVFTSGRLAPPLVVPIPSGELLLGKENIGVFVDQNGKLIPEGRICWSEAPLEVVIQKPYAIALLPRFVEIRSLRQPYPLIQTIVLRNVRHLCQSSNSVILALDNSIQGLFPVPLGAQIVQLTASGNFEEALSLCKLLPPEDSSLRAAKEGSIHIRYAHYLFENGSYEEAVEHFLESQVDITYVLSLYPSIILPKTTIVHEPEKLDIDGDASYLSRVSSGVSDDMEPLPTDENAALESKKTNHNMLMALIKYLQKKRGNFIEKATAEGTEEVVLDAVGDNYASYNRFKKANKGRGNISVGSGAREMASILDTALLQALLLTGQSSAALEILRGVNYCDMKICEEILRKGNLNAALLELYKCKSLHRQALELLHKLVDESRSSQSEITQRFKPEDIVEYLKPLCETDPILVLEFSMLVLESCPSQTIELFLSGNIPADMVNSYLKQHSPNMQARYLELMLAMNENAISGNLQNEMVNIYLSDVLDWHADLNAQQNWDEKTHTPTRKKLLSALEGISGYNPEALLKRLPQDALYEERAILLGKMNQHELALSLYVHKLHVPELALSYCDRVYESKHQPSLKNSSNIYLLLMQIYLNPRKTTASFEMRLTNLLSPQNTAISRGSAPSVKSKGGRGSKKIAEIEGAEDTKVSLSSTDSSKSDGDVDEFNEGGSTIMLDEVLDLLSRRWDRINGAQALKLLPRETKLQDLQSFLGPLLRKSSEMYRNCSVIKSLRQSENLQVKDELYCQRKAVVKVTSDSMCSLCRKKIGTSVFAVYPNGSTLVHFVCFKDSQKMKAVTKGSQLRKR